A genomic region of Microlunatus sagamiharensis contains the following coding sequences:
- a CDS encoding MFS transporter, with protein sequence MSAVAAPARVPLTPDQRSSFLAAFLGWTMDAFDYFIVVLVYADIAREFGVSLPKMAFITTVTLLMRPVGALIFGLWADRVGRRVPLIVDVCFYSAVGFACAFAPNFTVLIVLRLLYGIGMGGEWGLGAALAMEKIPAARRGFFSGLLQEGYSTGYLLAAAVYLVLHQAFGLGWRYLFAFSILPALISLIVRSRVKESEVWETTRERKVSSQVSAAAVFKNPTVIRRFVFLIVLMTAFNWMSHGTQDVYPTFLKATEDGGAALSSDTALVIAIVYNVGAIIGGLVFGGLSERFGRRRIIVFCAVLGLPVVPIFAYSHTAGMLVLGSFLMQLFVQGAWGVIPAHLTELSPDEVRGFYPGVTYQLGNCLAAFNLPIQEALAANHGYPFALAVTIVPVLVAVALLTALGPENRGVVFGSKESSGVLQGSAR encoded by the coding sequence GTGAGCGCCGTCGCCGCACCCGCCCGCGTCCCCCTCACTCCGGACCAGCGCAGCTCGTTCCTGGCCGCGTTCCTGGGCTGGACGATGGACGCCTTCGACTACTTCATCGTGGTGCTCGTCTACGCCGACATCGCGCGCGAGTTCGGGGTCTCGCTGCCCAAGATGGCGTTCATCACGACCGTGACGCTGCTGATGCGACCGGTGGGTGCACTGATCTTCGGGCTGTGGGCCGACCGGGTGGGGCGTCGCGTCCCGCTGATCGTCGACGTCTGCTTCTACAGCGCGGTCGGCTTCGCGTGCGCCTTCGCCCCGAACTTCACCGTGCTGATCGTCCTGCGCCTGCTGTACGGGATCGGGATGGGCGGCGAGTGGGGCCTCGGGGCGGCGCTGGCCATGGAGAAGATCCCGGCTGCGCGGCGAGGCTTCTTCTCCGGCCTGCTGCAGGAGGGCTACTCGACCGGTTACCTGCTCGCCGCCGCGGTCTACCTCGTGCTCCACCAGGCCTTCGGGCTGGGCTGGCGCTACCTCTTCGCCTTCTCGATCCTGCCCGCGCTGATCAGCCTGATCGTGCGCAGCCGTGTCAAGGAGTCCGAGGTCTGGGAGACCACCCGGGAGCGCAAGGTCTCCAGCCAGGTCTCGGCCGCGGCGGTGTTCAAGAACCCGACCGTCATCCGCCGCTTCGTCTTCCTCATCGTGCTGATGACCGCCTTCAACTGGATGAGCCACGGCACCCAGGACGTCTACCCGACGTTCCTCAAGGCGACCGAGGACGGCGGCGCGGCGCTGTCGTCGGACACGGCGCTGGTCATCGCGATCGTCTACAACGTGGGTGCGATCATCGGCGGGCTCGTGTTCGGCGGCCTCTCGGAGCGGTTCGGCCGGCGCCGGATCATCGTCTTCTGCGCCGTCCTGGGCCTGCCGGTGGTGCCGATCTTCGCGTACTCCCACACCGCCGGGATGCTCGTGCTCGGCTCGTTCCTGATGCAGCTCTTCGTGCAGGGCGCCTGGGGCGTCATCCCCGCGCACCTCACCGAGCTGTCGCCCGACGAGGTCCGCGGCTTCTACCCCGGCGTCACCTACCAGCTCGGCAACTGCCTCGCCGCCTTCAACCTGCCGATCCAGGAGGCCCTGGCCGCGAACCACGGCTACCCCTTCGCGCTGGCCGTGACGATCGTCCCGGTGCTGGTCGCCGTCGCCCTCCTCACCGCCCTCGGCCCCGAGAACCGCGGCGTCGTCTTCGGCTCGAAGGAGAGCTCCGGCGTGCTGCAGGGGAGCGCCCGCTGA
- a CDS encoding glycosyltransferase family 9 protein has product MPETPPAGPALDLPAQPGGVVPGVRRIAVLRANGIGDYVVSEPALSALREAYPDAEITLLGAAHHAALLADRPSPVDRVVRLPLVSGVRVKSDVPDATPEELEAWCAEQRAYGYDLAVQLHGGGGNSNPLLLRLGARVSVGATAPGAPRTDRWVPYTSFQHDTVRWLEVVAAAGAWGTRLEPRLAVTAADVEASASVVPRDDHPLVVVHPGATDARRCYPEDRLGRVARALADDDARVVVVGGPGDAERVARVAEGFDGEVETVVGGLTLGGLVGLLARADLMIGNDSGPRHLAGAVGTPTVGVFTYANLADVAPLTRTWHRVLVSWHGGCEVCGMRVLDGWCGHHASATHDVPESDVLDATRELWAQVREAGRARA; this is encoded by the coding sequence GTGCCCGAGACCCCGCCCGCCGGACCCGCCCTCGACCTGCCCGCCCAGCCGGGCGGAGTGGTGCCCGGCGTACGCCGGATCGCGGTGCTGCGGGCGAACGGGATCGGCGACTACGTGGTCTCCGAACCGGCCCTGAGCGCGCTGCGCGAGGCCTACCCCGACGCCGAGATCACCCTCCTCGGCGCTGCCCACCACGCCGCGCTGCTGGCCGACCGCCCCTCGCCGGTCGACCGCGTCGTCCGCCTGCCGCTGGTCAGCGGCGTACGGGTCAAGTCCGACGTGCCCGACGCGACCCCCGAGGAGCTCGAGGCGTGGTGCGCGGAGCAGCGCGCGTACGGCTACGACCTGGCGGTCCAGCTGCACGGGGGCGGTGGCAACTCCAACCCGCTGCTGCTCCGGCTCGGCGCCCGGGTCAGCGTCGGCGCGACCGCCCCCGGCGCTCCGCGCACCGACCGCTGGGTCCCGTACACGTCCTTCCAGCACGACACCGTGCGCTGGCTCGAGGTCGTCGCGGCCGCCGGCGCCTGGGGCACGCGCCTGGAGCCCCGGCTCGCGGTCACCGCGGCCGACGTCGAGGCGTCCGCGTCGGTCGTCCCGCGCGACGACCACCCGCTCGTCGTCGTGCACCCCGGCGCCACCGACGCGCGCCGCTGCTATCCCGAGGACCGGCTCGGCCGGGTGGCCCGGGCGCTGGCCGACGACGACGCCCGCGTCGTCGTGGTCGGCGGCCCCGGGGACGCCGAGCGGGTGGCGCGCGTGGCCGAGGGCTTCGACGGTGAGGTCGAGACGGTGGTCGGCGGGCTGACCCTCGGCGGCCTCGTCGGGCTCCTCGCCCGCGCCGACCTCATGATCGGCAACGACTCCGGCCCGCGCCACCTCGCGGGCGCGGTCGGAACGCCGACGGTCGGCGTCTTCACCTACGCCAACCTCGCCGACGTCGCGCCGCTGACCCGCACGTGGCACCGCGTGCTCGTCTCCTGGCACGGCGGCTGCGAGGTGTGCGGCATGCGCGTGCTCGACGGCTGGTGCGGCCACCACGCCAGCGCCACCCACGACGTGCCCGAGTCCGACGTGCTCGACGCGACGCGCGAGCTCTGGGCGCAGGTTCGCGAGGCCGGGCGAGCCCGGGCCTGA
- a CDS encoding DMT family transporter: MDLGRRGGVLAGAALVVLWSSGFVGAELGVRAGGSPLALLGWRFALLAAALLVVAAVRRMPLPGWRAWARQGLLALLCQVAYLLLVFEGVAHGVHGGTAALIAALQPLLVATVAGRLLGERSTPQTWIGMAVGLAGVAVVVSGDVAASTAPAYAYLLPTAGMLCLASGTVLTRRLRPPESLMQSVTMQAVVTAVALMGAAALTGQAAPPANGGFWVAVLWLIVLTSLGGYGMYTYLTRTRGATVVSTLLYLTPPTTMLWVFVMFGEPVTLLGLVGLAITAVGVLLVLRRLPGATSPAADPDAAPSPS, translated from the coding sequence GTGGACCTCGGACGGCGCGGCGGTGTCCTGGCTGGCGCCGCCCTCGTCGTCCTGTGGAGCTCGGGCTTCGTGGGGGCCGAGCTGGGCGTGCGCGCCGGGGGCTCTCCGCTGGCGCTGCTCGGGTGGCGGTTTGCGCTGCTGGCCGCCGCGCTGCTCGTGGTGGCCGCCGTCCGCCGGATGCCGCTGCCGGGTTGGCGGGCCTGGGCGCGGCAAGGCCTGCTCGCGCTGCTGTGCCAGGTCGCCTACCTCCTGCTGGTCTTCGAGGGCGTCGCCCACGGGGTGCACGGCGGCACGGCGGCCCTGATCGCCGCCTTGCAACCCCTGCTGGTAGCCACCGTGGCGGGCCGGCTCCTCGGCGAGCGGTCGACGCCGCAGACCTGGATCGGCATGGCGGTCGGGCTGGCCGGGGTCGCCGTCGTGGTCTCGGGCGACGTCGCCGCCTCCACCGCGCCCGCGTACGCCTACCTCCTCCCCACCGCCGGGATGCTCTGCCTCGCCAGCGGGACCGTCCTGACGCGGCGGCTGCGGCCGCCGGAGTCGCTGATGCAGAGCGTCACCATGCAGGCCGTCGTCACCGCCGTCGCGCTGATGGGTGCGGCCGCGCTGACCGGCCAGGCGGCTCCGCCGGCGAACGGCGGCTTCTGGGTCGCCGTGCTCTGGCTGATCGTGCTGACCAGCCTCGGCGGTTACGGGATGTACACCTACCTGACCCGCACCCGCGGCGCGACCGTGGTGAGCACCCTGCTCTACCTGACCCCGCCGACGACGATGCTGTGGGTGTTCGTGATGTTCGGCGAGCCCGTCACGCTGCTCGGGCTCGTCGGTCTGGCGATCACCGCGGTCGGGGTGCTGCTGGTCCTGCGCCGGCTCCCCGGAGCGACGTCGCCGGCCGCGGACCCCGATGCCGCCCCCTCCCCGTCGTGA
- a CDS encoding HhH-GPD-type base excision DNA repair protein — translation MSAQERRRAPQELWITGDPEADHLLTTSGNALLVGMVLDQQIPMEKAFAGPQVIATRMGGTFDVPAIAALEVDDFVALCAEKPAVHRFPGSMGKRVHEVALRLVEEHDGDAVHLWAAVEDGPALKRSIAALPGFGDQKASIMVALLGKRWGVRPGGWREAAGAYGNEGEFRSVADVVDAESLQKVRAFKKQAKAAAKAG, via the coding sequence ATGAGCGCGCAGGAGCGGCGTCGGGCGCCGCAGGAGCTGTGGATCACCGGCGACCCCGAGGCCGACCACCTGCTGACCACCAGCGGCAACGCGCTGCTCGTCGGCATGGTGCTCGACCAGCAGATCCCGATGGAGAAGGCGTTCGCCGGGCCGCAGGTGATCGCCACGCGGATGGGCGGGACGTTCGACGTGCCGGCGATCGCCGCCCTCGAGGTCGACGACTTCGTCGCCCTGTGCGCCGAGAAGCCGGCCGTGCACCGCTTCCCGGGCTCCATGGGCAAGCGCGTCCACGAGGTCGCCCTGCGTCTCGTCGAGGAGCACGACGGGGACGCGGTGCACCTCTGGGCGGCGGTCGAGGACGGGCCGGCGCTCAAGCGGAGCATCGCCGCGCTGCCCGGCTTCGGCGACCAGAAGGCGTCGATCATGGTCGCCCTGCTCGGCAAGCGGTGGGGCGTGCGGCCCGGCGGCTGGCGCGAGGCCGCCGGGGCGTACGGCAACGAGGGCGAGTTCCGCTCGGTCGCCGACGTGGTCGACGCCGAGTCCCTGCAGAAGGTGCGCGCCTTCAAGAAGCAGGCGAAGGCCGCCGCGAAGGCCGGCTGA
- a CDS encoding MFS transporter — MGASAVAMLGWGTVLPYQYAYAADTRGWGGAVAAVAASLFSVAALVAGPVGGRLADRWSPALVAVVTKVAAALAAGSLMLADTPTAYAVGMTAFGFAMAAGGPAQSVLLLQTSASTDRRTIFAWLAAGQALGMGIGAFVAGYLVDLARPDGLDVGFGAAAAGYLVAAGMMALVPRTPAAGATAADVPRGRGQAAQALRLVLAAPALRWTAVLTVALALAFYAQFDTGLPAYALTVLDVPARTVGLAAAVNCFVLIALQLAVVRWTANRPAAPLLMAVGAIWLACWVGLGAVASFPGLAAVVLVSTFGVFALGETMYGPVLNPLVAGLAPQGHVGATLGLFTGLQTGVSALGPLIAGVALSGGWGGGKGVGFVALHVLISAVAVGAAWQVHRHLGGRPVSRTQPAAEPDEELQAA, encoded by the coding sequence GTGGGGGCCTCCGCGGTCGCGATGCTGGGGTGGGGCACGGTGCTGCCGTACCAGTACGCGTACGCCGCCGACACCCGCGGGTGGGGCGGGGCGGTGGCCGCGGTCGCGGCGAGCCTCTTCTCCGTCGCCGCGCTCGTGGCCGGTCCGGTCGGCGGCCGCCTGGCCGACCGCTGGTCCCCCGCGCTCGTCGCCGTCGTCACCAAGGTCGCGGCGGCCCTCGCGGCGGGTTCGCTGATGCTCGCCGACACCCCGACCGCGTACGCCGTCGGCATGACCGCGTTCGGCTTCGCCATGGCCGCGGGCGGGCCGGCGCAGTCGGTCCTGCTGCTGCAGACCAGCGCCAGCACCGACCGCCGCACGATCTTCGCGTGGCTGGCCGCCGGGCAGGCGCTCGGCATGGGGATCGGCGCCTTCGTCGCCGGCTACCTGGTCGACCTCGCGCGTCCGGACGGGCTCGACGTCGGGTTCGGCGCCGCGGCCGCGGGCTACCTGGTCGCCGCCGGCATGATGGCGCTCGTCCCGCGCACGCCGGCCGCGGGCGCGACCGCCGCCGACGTCCCCCGCGGGCGGGGTCAGGCGGCGCAGGCCCTGCGCCTCGTGCTCGCCGCCCCGGCGCTGCGCTGGACCGCGGTGCTGACCGTCGCCCTCGCGCTCGCCTTCTACGCGCAGTTCGACACCGGCCTGCCCGCGTACGCGCTGACCGTCCTGGACGTGCCCGCGCGCACCGTCGGGCTCGCCGCCGCGGTGAACTGCTTCGTCCTCATCGCCCTGCAGCTCGCGGTGGTCCGCTGGACGGCGAACCGTCCGGCCGCGCCGCTGCTGATGGCCGTCGGCGCGATCTGGCTCGCCTGCTGGGTCGGTCTCGGCGCCGTCGCGTCGTTCCCGGGCCTGGCGGCGGTCGTGCTCGTGAGCACCTTCGGCGTCTTCGCCCTCGGCGAGACGATGTACGGCCCCGTCCTCAACCCGCTGGTCGCCGGGCTGGCCCCGCAGGGCCACGTCGGCGCGACCCTCGGGCTCTTCACCGGGCTGCAGACCGGCGTCTCCGCGCTGGGTCCGCTGATCGCCGGCGTGGCCCTGAGCGGCGGCTGGGGTGGCGGGAAGGGCGTCGGCTTCGTCGCCCTCCACGTGCTGATCAGCGCGGTCGCCGTCGGCGCGGCGTGGCAGGTCCACCGCCACCTCGGCGGGCGTCCGGTCAGCCGCACCCAGCCGGCCGCAGAGCCCGACGAGGAGCTGCAGGCGGCGTAG
- a CDS encoding CapA family protein, with translation MRRAGRTRPGLLPALAVVVALTGCTPDAERDEPAPPGPTGSTSGAPPGPDPGPDPGPAARLSPVTLAFAGDVHFEGDVADLLDEPGSTLGRMSGALRSADVAVVNLESALTTGGSRARKELEDPAQRYWFRSPPAALDLLERSGVDAVSMANNHGADFGAAGLRDTLRAARGADVAVLGVGADITQALRPYETTVDGTRVAVLAADASPLESRSSIWDVAKGGPGVVRAGSRLVSAVRDADRENDVVAVYLHWGAENTACPTDGQLSLAQDLADAGADVVVGSHAHQPQGAGMLGSTYVAYGLGNFLWYHGNQSDTGVLRLEVADGGVVGEEWVPGEIGEDGGPPRPLGGGARDRAVEDWEDLRGCTGLAPGPGSVAEAEGSGDGASTALPAYASSIRTLPAAVRTRMREASHRSERCPVELADLRLLELTHLGFDGRARTGQLVVHRDHARDLVVAFGELYRERFPIERMQLVDDYGGDDDRSMAANNSSAYNCRTVAGSSGYSRHAYGAAVDVNPVQNPYVTPGDVAPEAGRRFLEVDRAGSEDLPPGVVADGDVVVRAFAKVGWSWGGTWADPDYQHFFTG, from the coding sequence GTGCGACGAGCTGGCAGGACGAGACCCGGGCTGCTGCCCGCCCTGGCCGTGGTGGTCGCCCTCACGGGGTGCACGCCGGACGCCGAGCGCGACGAGCCCGCACCACCCGGACCGACCGGGTCGACGAGCGGGGCGCCCCCTGGGCCCGACCCGGGTCCCGATCCGGGGCCGGCCGCGCGGCTCAGCCCGGTGACGCTGGCCTTCGCCGGTGACGTGCACTTCGAGGGCGACGTCGCCGACCTCCTCGACGAGCCCGGCTCGACGCTCGGGCGCATGTCGGGTGCCCTGCGCTCGGCCGACGTGGCCGTGGTCAACCTTGAGAGCGCGCTGACGACCGGCGGCTCGCGCGCCCGCAAGGAGCTCGAGGACCCGGCGCAGCGCTACTGGTTCCGCAGCCCGCCCGCGGCCCTCGACCTCCTGGAGCGCTCCGGCGTGGACGCCGTGTCGATGGCCAACAACCACGGCGCCGACTTCGGCGCGGCCGGCCTGCGCGACACGCTGCGCGCCGCCCGCGGCGCCGACGTGGCGGTCCTCGGGGTCGGGGCCGACATCACGCAGGCCCTCCGCCCGTACGAGACGACCGTCGACGGGACGCGGGTGGCCGTGCTCGCGGCCGACGCCTCGCCCCTGGAGAGCCGCTCCTCGATCTGGGACGTGGCGAAGGGCGGCCCGGGCGTCGTCCGTGCCGGCTCCCGGCTCGTCTCGGCCGTCCGGGACGCCGACCGGGAGAACGACGTCGTCGCGGTCTACCTGCACTGGGGCGCGGAGAACACCGCCTGCCCGACCGACGGCCAGCTCTCCCTCGCCCAGGACCTGGCCGACGCGGGTGCGGACGTCGTGGTCGGCTCGCACGCGCACCAGCCGCAGGGCGCCGGCATGCTCGGCAGCACCTACGTCGCCTACGGCCTCGGCAACTTCCTCTGGTACCACGGCAACCAGTCCGACACCGGCGTGCTGCGCCTCGAGGTCGCCGACGGCGGTGTGGTCGGCGAGGAGTGGGTGCCCGGCGAGATCGGGGAGGACGGCGGGCCGCCGCGACCGCTCGGCGGCGGCGCCCGCGACCGTGCGGTCGAGGACTGGGAGGACCTGCGCGGCTGCACCGGCCTCGCCCCGGGCCCTGGTTCCGTGGCCGAGGCGGAGGGCTCCGGTGACGGCGCCAGCACCGCGCTGCCCGCGTACGCGTCCTCGATCAGGACCCTGCCGGCGGCGGTGCGGACGCGGATGCGCGAGGCGAGCCACCGCTCCGAGCGCTGCCCCGTCGAGCTGGCCGACCTCCGGCTCCTCGAGCTCACCCACCTCGGCTTCGACGGCCGGGCGAGGACCGGCCAGCTCGTCGTGCACCGCGACCACGCACGCGACCTGGTGGTGGCCTTCGGCGAGCTCTACCGGGAGCGCTTTCCGATCGAGCGGATGCAGCTCGTCGACGACTACGGCGGCGACGACGACCGCTCGATGGCCGCCAACAACTCGTCGGCCTACAACTGCCGCACGGTCGCCGGCTCCTCGGGCTACTCCCGCCACGCGTACGGGGCGGCGGTCGACGTCAACCCCGTGCAGAACCCGTACGTCACCCCGGGCGACGTCGCGCCCGAGGCGGGCCGGCGCTTCCTCGAGGTCGACCGCGCCGGCAGCGAGGACCTGCCGCCGGGCGTGGTCGCCGACGGCGACGTGGTCGTGCGGGCCTTCGCGAAGGTCGGCTGGTCGTGGGGCGGCACCTGGGCCGACCCCGACTACCAGCACTTCTTCACCGGCTGA
- a CDS encoding PIG-L deacetylase family protein, with amino-acid sequence MTEQGGRAPQRSPFGWAEPLPDAEVERALVVAAHPDDADFGAAGTVAGWVAAGVEVTLLLCTRGDQGGFDDTPREEMPLLREREQRAASAELGVTDVRFLDGFGDGWLEPTWELQRQIVRVLRDVRPRRVLCQSPVRMLQRLQASHPDHLAAGEATVRAVYPASENRFAWPELLDEGLEPWKVVELWLMAHEDSQHVVDITDRFDRKLAALGAHASQTGHLGDGLEEMLRGWNSANAERAGLPAGRLAEVFAVTRIN; translated from the coding sequence GTGACGGAGCAGGGCGGGCGAGCACCGCAGAGGAGTCCCTTCGGCTGGGCGGAGCCGCTCCCGGACGCGGAGGTCGAGCGCGCCCTCGTCGTGGCCGCGCACCCCGACGACGCCGACTTCGGCGCGGCCGGGACGGTGGCCGGCTGGGTCGCGGCGGGCGTCGAGGTGACGCTGCTGCTGTGCACCCGCGGCGACCAGGGCGGCTTCGACGACACCCCTCGCGAGGAGATGCCGCTGCTGCGCGAGCGGGAGCAGCGCGCGGCCTCGGCCGAGCTCGGCGTCACCGACGTGCGCTTCCTCGACGGCTTCGGCGACGGGTGGCTCGAGCCGACCTGGGAGCTGCAGCGCCAGATCGTCCGGGTGCTGCGCGACGTGCGCCCGCGCCGCGTGCTGTGCCAGTCGCCGGTCCGGATGCTGCAGCGCCTCCAGGCCTCGCACCCCGACCACCTCGCCGCCGGCGAGGCGACGGTCCGGGCGGTCTACCCGGCCTCGGAGAACCGCTTCGCCTGGCCCGAGCTCCTCGACGAGGGCCTCGAGCCGTGGAAGGTCGTCGAGCTCTGGCTGATGGCGCACGAGGACAGCCAGCACGTCGTTGACATCACCGACCGCTTCGACCGCAAGCTCGCCGCGCTGGGCGCGCACGCCTCGCAGACCGGGCACCTCGGCGACGGGCTCGAGGAGATGCTGCGCGGCTGGAACTCGGCGAACGCCGAGCGCGCCGGGCTGCCCGCCGGTCGCCTGGCCGAGGTCTTCGCGGTGACGCGCATCAACTGA
- a CDS encoding SDR family oxidoreductase: MSGRVVWLTGAGSGMGRAAAVALGAQGRRVALSGRRPDALAETARLVTDAGGEALVVPLDVADPDAVAPARDAVRERWGRVDDLVLAAGLNTPRRVWADQDVPTFAAVVATNLTGVVATVDAVLPDLREAGGQVVVVSSYAGWRFSPGAGVAYSASKTGLTAVCQSLNAAEAVHGIRACHLCPGDVDTDFLRMRPNVPDADARKVMLSAEDVARAVLFVLESPAHVRIDELVMSPVSQT, encoded by the coding sequence ATGAGCGGCCGCGTCGTCTGGCTCACCGGTGCCGGCAGCGGGATGGGCCGCGCCGCCGCGGTCGCGCTCGGGGCGCAGGGCCGCCGGGTCGCGCTGTCCGGGCGCCGGCCCGACGCGCTGGCCGAGACCGCCCGGCTGGTCACCGACGCCGGCGGCGAGGCGCTCGTCGTGCCCCTCGACGTCGCCGACCCCGACGCGGTCGCACCGGCCCGCGACGCGGTGCGCGAGCGGTGGGGCCGGGTCGACGACCTCGTGCTCGCCGCCGGGCTGAACACGCCGCGGCGGGTCTGGGCCGACCAGGACGTCCCCACCTTCGCCGCCGTCGTCGCGACGAACCTCACCGGCGTCGTCGCCACGGTCGACGCCGTCCTGCCGGACCTGCGCGAGGCGGGCGGCCAGGTCGTCGTCGTGTCCTCGTACGCGGGGTGGCGCTTCTCCCCCGGCGCCGGCGTCGCCTACTCGGCCAGCAAGACCGGCCTGACGGCGGTGTGCCAGAGCCTGAACGCGGCTGAGGCGGTCCACGGCATCCGGGCCTGCCACCTCTGCCCCGGAGACGTGGACACCGACTTCCTGCGGATGCGCCCGAACGTGCCCGACGCCGACGCGCGCAAGGTCATGCTGAGCGCCGAGGACGTCGCGCGGGCGGTGCTCTTCGTGCTCGAGTCCCCCGCTCACGTACGGATCGACGAGCTGGTGATGAGCCCCGTCTCGCAGACGTGA
- a CDS encoding SDR family NAD(P)-dependent oxidoreductase, with amino-acid sequence MELDLTDRVVLVTGAGRGIGRVIAETFVREGSVVVGVDLTAEAVAWLPDGAGLAADVTDGEATRALVADVVERFGRVDVLVNNAGINVEGSIEELTDDDWDRCFAVNVGGVFKMCRAVAPVMKAQRSGRIVNAASFAAIVPSVGAGAYAASKAAVVQLTRTLAGELGPWGVTANAYAPGMVPTAMNGFAEMPQAAQDRLLDTLTLRRWGEPQEVADAVVFLASDAARYVTGTLLDVSGGKLATQLPQRAYERAGATDRGTGA; translated from the coding sequence GTGGAGCTGGACCTGACCGACAGGGTGGTGCTGGTCACCGGAGCGGGGCGCGGCATCGGGCGGGTGATCGCCGAGACGTTCGTGCGCGAGGGCTCGGTGGTCGTGGGCGTCGACCTCACGGCCGAGGCCGTGGCCTGGCTGCCCGACGGCGCCGGGCTGGCGGCCGACGTCACCGACGGCGAGGCCACCCGCGCGCTGGTCGCCGACGTCGTCGAGCGCTTCGGGCGCGTCGACGTCCTCGTCAACAACGCCGGCATCAACGTCGAGGGCTCGATCGAGGAGCTCACCGACGACGACTGGGACCGCTGCTTCGCCGTGAACGTCGGCGGCGTGTTCAAGATGTGCCGCGCCGTCGCGCCGGTGATGAAGGCGCAGCGCAGCGGGCGCATCGTCAACGCCGCGTCCTTCGCCGCCATCGTGCCGAGCGTCGGCGCGGGGGCGTACGCCGCCTCCAAGGCCGCGGTCGTCCAGCTCACCCGCACCCTCGCCGGCGAGCTCGGGCCGTGGGGCGTCACGGCCAACGCGTACGCCCCGGGCATGGTCCCGACCGCGATGAACGGCTTCGCCGAGATGCCGCAGGCCGCCCAGGACCGCCTCCTCGACACCCTCACGCTGCGGCGCTGGGGCGAGCCGCAGGAGGTCGCCGACGCCGTGGTCTTCCTGGCCAGCGACGCGGCGCGCTACGTCACGGGCACGCTGCTCGACGTGAGCGGCGGCAAGCTCGCGACCCAGCTGCCGCAGCGTGCGTACGAGCGCGCCGGCGCGACCGACCGAGGGACCGGTGCATGA
- a CDS encoding lycopene cyclase family protein — MTATRTQVAVLGLGPAGRSVAHRLAAAGVDVVAVDANPHRRWTPTYAAWDDELPAWLPASVVATRTPHPRAWAGGEHRLERTYDVLSTSRLQDSLDLRGVDVRDATVLDADAHRVRTGTGEVVEADLVLDARGSRVSTERAAQTAYGLVLPHERAAPAGGPWFMDWRDDWRGEGGAGVEAPPSFLYAVPLDERTTLLEETCLVGRPALGLRELQRRLERRLAARGVVLDGTERVERVRFSVEPDPRASRPARQAPPDRPVALGARAGLMHPATGYSVALALRLAEDVAQAVAGGRDVWSVVWPARARRVQQLRDMGLTTLLRLPHGGVEQFFAAFFALPPDRQRAYLSDRTDPIGTAAAMMRMARTLPPQLTAVAVGSALPRWGRHSGTTRRARGA, encoded by the coding sequence GTGACGGCGACCAGGACCCAGGTCGCCGTGCTCGGACTGGGCCCCGCCGGCCGCTCCGTCGCGCACCGCCTCGCCGCGGCCGGGGTCGACGTCGTCGCCGTCGACGCGAACCCGCACCGCCGCTGGACGCCCACGTACGCCGCCTGGGACGACGAGCTCCCCGCGTGGCTGCCCGCGTCGGTGGTCGCCACCCGGACACCCCACCCGCGGGCGTGGGCCGGTGGCGAGCACCGGCTCGAGCGCACCTACGACGTGCTCAGCACCTCGCGGCTGCAGGACTCGCTGGACCTGCGCGGCGTCGACGTGCGCGACGCGACCGTCCTCGACGCCGACGCCCACCGGGTGCGCACCGGCACCGGCGAGGTGGTCGAGGCCGACCTCGTCCTCGACGCCCGCGGCTCGCGCGTCAGCACCGAGCGGGCCGCGCAGACCGCGTACGGGCTCGTGCTGCCCCACGAGCGGGCCGCGCCGGCCGGCGGGCCGTGGTTCATGGACTGGCGCGACGACTGGCGCGGCGAGGGCGGCGCCGGGGTCGAGGCCCCGCCGTCCTTCCTCTACGCCGTCCCGCTCGACGAGCGGACCACGCTGCTCGAGGAGACCTGCCTGGTCGGGCGGCCGGCGCTCGGGCTCCGCGAGCTGCAGCGCCGCCTGGAGCGGCGCCTGGCCGCGCGCGGGGTCGTGCTCGACGGGACCGAGCGGGTCGAGCGCGTGCGCTTCAGCGTCGAGCCCGACCCGCGGGCGTCGCGCCCCGCCCGGCAGGCACCGCCCGACCGGCCCGTCGCGCTGGGCGCGCGCGCCGGGCTCATGCACCCCGCGACCGGCTACAGCGTCGCGCTCGCGCTGCGCCTGGCCGAGGACGTCGCCCAGGCGGTCGCCGGGGGCCGCGACGTCTGGTCGGTCGTGTGGCCCGCGCGGGCCCGGCGGGTCCAGCAGCTGCGCGACATGGGGCTGACCACGCTGCTGCGGCTCCCGCACGGAGGGGTCGAGCAGTTCTTCGCCGCCTTCTTCGCGCTGCCGCCCGACCGGCAGCGCGCCTACCTCTCCGACCGCACCGACCCCATCGGAACGGCCGCGGCGATGATGCGGATGGCCCGCACGCTGCCGCCGCAGCTCACCGCCGTGGCGGTCGGGTCGGCCCTGCCACGATGGGGCCGTCACAGCGGGACCACCCGCCGAGCACGAGGAGCCTGA